The DNA segment TAACCAAACCACAACATGGAAGCTATCAAAAAACTTGTAAGATGAAGATCAAGGCACTTAAATGCCTTTATTGTGGTCGTACGTTTAATGAAACAACATACAAAAAATGAATGTAAAAAAAGAAACAAGAATACAATGGAGCATATTATCTACAATATTGTATGTATACTGCATAACTTTGCTCTTCAATAAAACATATTTGTTCATTGAacaatatattttaaatgttatAGATTGGGTTGCCAAATGGTGGTGTCATACATGACCGATGACATCACAATGGTCTTAAAGCCAATTTGAACAATGGGTTAATGAGGAAATGTATCAGTCTTCATTGGTTATCGACATGGCTTGTTTCTGCTGGTGCAAAAAGGTATGAAATCAGGTCATTTAATCAATTAACAACTACTATCATTCTGGAGTAGTATTTTTCTCTTAAACCTAGTGGGAAGAGTAAAAGTACAATGACATTCTGATTGACGAATACGTAAAAAGTGTACATGAAATGTACATGAAGTTCGGCTATTGCAAATGTCACTCAATGTAACCTGTCTATAATGTGCTATTTTAGGTTTAGGATAGATACCTATGATTCTCCATTTAGGCCAACCTCTTCCTACTCTTATGACCCCCCCTCCTCCATTGTCAACAGAAACGTCAGAAAGCAAATTCAGTTGATGTGGAGCAGAAGACAAGAaagaagaaggagaggggcacttcatccccctctccaattCCATCTGACCGTTCTGAACGGAATGGCTCCGCgacctctgacccctcaccctctgaccaactctcctccctccatccacctccctctcctgttaAATGTGCCTCTCAGCCTTGCTCTCCTGCAAAACAATCCTCTGTACCCCGGTCACCTGCCAAAAACCCTTCCCCAGTGAAATCCTGTCCAGTGGTGTCCCAaccttgttctccctctcctaccaACCCTCTGGACCGTCATGGAGACACCAGTCAGGAGGGCACAACAGTCAGGTAATCCAAACATAAAGTACAGTGCCATCCTAGAGTCTCATTGGAGAGTTGGGTTTAGTGCTACCAGACCAAGGCCAGTGTTAATCAACAGTATGAGTgctaatctaggatcaggtcctctctgtccataataaTCTGATTCATTGATCTATGATCTAAAATGCAAAACTGGTCCGAGATCAGACTCCTATTCGGAGACACTTGATAAACACAGTCCCAGAAAGTTATTTTCCTGAAACTGTAGTTTGAGCCTCTTCTGTCTACATCTAGTGGATAAAGAGAGTACTAACCTATTGGCCTGGTCTACTTGGTACACTGCATTTATATGGACAGCAGTACATGCATAACTACTCAGCTGTGTTTATAGTAGGGTACAGTATTTAATAGAGAGACTGTGTAGAGTGATAATATCTCTGTGTTGGAGGCGTTAGacctgtttctctccttcctccagacctctgtctcttcaGGAACACTCTAGTCCAATGCCCCAGAGACCAGTCTCAGCCACCAGAAGCATGACTCTTCCCAGGGCCAGCTCAGCCACCAGAAGCATGACTCTTCCCAGGGCCAGCTCAGCCACCAGAAGCATGACTCTTCCCAGGGCCAGCTCAGCCACCAGAGGGCCAGAAGAGACCCAGGGGGCCAGAGGAGAACGGGTGGCACTGGTCAACATGGAACTTCTTGGGTAAACCACAACACACTGCAAATTAATTGCATATAAGTTCTTTATTGTTTAGAGATCAGTGTCTGATATACTATGGGGATAGGGCTTACTATCGAGCATGTCCGTTTTAATAGATATTTATAAACCCATGAATTATGTCAATCTTGGTCTAAAGGACATCCACTTCTTTGTGTTAAATATAATGTATCCCGTATCCCTTGCCATTATCATCACTTTATAGAGATATGAAGGTTATGATTCATCTCTATGTGTGTTCTGATGACTGCTTCTTCTTCACAGGTTGCCTAACATTGGCAACACTTGCTTCCTTAACGCCACCCTACAGTGCCTCCTGGTCCTGCCATCATTCTCAAAGGAAATCCTGAACCAGGAACAACTCTGgagctcctcccccttctccaacCTGCTCAGGTAAGGGAAGGCTCAAAAGCAGACACTCACCCCACACACCCATTAATTGTGGTCATAAATTAAAGAAGGGACACTCTTTTCACGCCACTTCTACAGAAAGGGATTGTCGTAGCAGGTTAAGATAGCACTTtcactaatcctaacccttttcctaaccttaaccacttcaTATTTTGCTGTGTATTGTATTTATGGTTTATTTTCCAGTTTCTTTTTGTTTTTGGAATCTTCATAACCCAGAGGAACAACAATGACACACTGATTATGATGTAGGCATTTTGTAGGCCAATTTGGAAAGTGTAGAATGACTACATGACCCATAATGCTCATTGACTGAACATTCCACCTTACGAGGGAAATTTGGTAGTTTTTTAAAATGCTCTGGAATTGAGAGCAGTATCCAAACCAAATATCTTAGGAGAATAAACAATACTTTTTTGTTGTTTGGCTTCATTGTCCGTCCTCAAAGGTGAAATTGCATCAAATCGAATGAAACATTTCTAATGATGGGGTGCCACTAGATAAAACATAtttgtatttactcatctcattcAGGCGTAAGCCAGTAGGTTGACACCATCCAGACAGCTGCTAActtactctctgtctcccctacAGGTGTCTGTCTGATGTGCACCGTTCTGGTCGACCTGACAGTGTGGCAAACCAGGCCTCAAAAGCAGACCTCATGTGGCAGGTCAAGTACTCCTTGTCGGGATACGATTTGAAGTATCTGGGGGACACGCAACAGGTAACTAAGGCACTACTCTCTTGTGTACGAGTGCTCTTCTTGCAAGGGTTCATTTTCTCTTTTTAATTTGCTTTTATCTTggtgtgtttctttctcttcctcatcATAGGACGCACACGAGTTACTTGTGGATATGCTGTGCCAGCTGAAGGAGGAGGGCATGATTCTGAAGACACTCGGGATGAACTATACCTGCCCTGTTTCCCAGCTGGAGTTCCAACTTGTGTCGGTGCGCACATGTACCAGGTAAGAGCTCCCATTTGTTGTAATGTATCTACTGAGAACATgatctttctatatatatatatatatatatatatatatatatatatacagtatatattaataTTACAAAACACATGGCATAACAGAAACATTGTAGAGACCTGAAACAGACTTGGTGCATTTTTCCTTCTCTTTGTCCTGCTTCTGAAGCTGTGGGCGCGAGTCGTCTACCAGAGAGGACTACAACCACCTCTCATTGGACTTCAGCCCTGAGCGCACCTTGCTGAGCAGCCTGGCACTCACTTTCAAAGTCAGCACTTAGGGCTCAGCCCTGCATGTAGAGACTAACACCCAGGGCAAGCTGCCCACTGCCTCAGAATACGCTATCTTATTATTGTAGTGGTATCATTCAATATGTAATGCTTTTGTTTCTAACCAGAGTGAAAAGGTTGAATTCACATGTGAGGGCTGTAAAGGCCTCCACGCCTCAAAGGTGGAGCAGTTCCACACACTGCCTCTGTGAGTTGTCCCTTTATAACCTCTCATAGTACTAGCAGTGTTTAATGTCCTGAGCCTTTAGGAGTAGTTACCTTCCTGAGCAGGTTGTAGGACTTAGAGGTGAGCACCGCCAAACACATTTCACTCATCTGTTATGTTGTTGACTGGTTTCATtgtctgtctgttcatctctcttcctctctgtttctgggCAGTGTGCTGGTTCTGCATCTGAAGAGGTTTGGAGGACCTGGGGGGTTGGAGAAGCTGGAGGCTCCTCTTTTGTTTCCTTCGGAGCTGAGGCTCTCCACCCTCTGTGGGGACATGGTGCCACACCTGCACAGTGCCAGCCCACAGGCCCTCACCAGCCAGGCCCCCAGCATCCAGGGGTCCATCCCCCAGACCCTCGCCAGCCAAGTCTCCAGCCCACCTGGAGAGACCAAAGACAGCGCCCTCTTCTGTTCAGGTAGGTCATGGCACCATAACACTATTCTTGCTCCAACATCACACAAACCACCCACTCCCAAAACGGTCCAGATGACAGAGAATCTAGCTGCAATTTAAAATGTTTCTCAGATATCTTTAGTGATGTATGGGAGCTGATTTAGTCCAGAGCAATTCAGACAAGTGACCACGTTTTCACAGCTCTTGATATGTATATTTGACCCCTCAGATTCAAATGAGCAGGAACCAGGGAAAGTGCTGCTGACAGCCTCAgtggtgagaagagagagagagatagagagagagagtgaacgcaGTGAAAAATAAGttatgacagaacactgagataGTTATGAGGAGTACACAATGTAGTAGACCTCCTGTAATAGACTagtactgtagtagactgtagacagtgtggTGGACTGTAGAGGAAATGAGAATCCTATGATCACATGTGTTTTCTTACAGAAGCAGAAGCCAGTGCAGTCAGTGAATGGTTACTACCAGCTGACTGGCGTCGTCTCTCATTTGGGAGGCTCCGCAAACTCCGGTAAGTAAATaccatcaaacacacacatgcagatgcACAATACATATGACATCAGCTGAATTCCAAATCACTCCCTTCTCCTTGGATCTCAATTTGCATGTTCACATGTGCCTCTGCCGAATACACAAGCATCCCGAAGCTGAGGGAGTGAAAAGTATCGAGGGTGAAGGCCAGGGATCATCAACCATTTTTTTTCTaaaatttgtagactgcaaatatACCGTAGGAAGGCCAAAcaaatataatatttgactaatttcaaaccttgcttacatttgtgtaCAACCACATATATAGCTTTTTATtgtgcgtgggaatactttgaaacagatttccaaaatgaaaatcacttggagctgatttgatggtgtttttacagtcttttaacAATTACGTTTTATTTGGTTAGAAAACAtagggggccaaataaaatcatCCTTGGGCCAAATTTGTCTCGCGGGCCGCCATTTGTGGAACCCAGTTTTAGGGGATAATTAGACATTTCAACAGCCATTTCGGCCAAGCGAGCAAGGCTTCAGGCTTCAGTGAAGTGTCATCCCAACAAGCACTGCAATATGTTTAGAGTTTGCTCAATTTAATTCAAAAGAATGGAGAGGCATGCCTAATTATATGTTATGTGTATTTGTTTAtctctgatttcaaaacttgacaCATGTAACAGATAAAATACCTCCCAAATGAACTGTTTAACTGTTACAAAACACTCTATTACCCACAATAGCCTGACCCTTGACCTCTAGTCTGTCTTCCTTGTTCCACAGGGCACTACATTAGTGACATATTGCATGCCAGTGGAAACTGGTTCTGCTGTAACGACAGCCAGGTGTCAATGTCCAATGAAGCCACTGTGCTGAGGACCAGAGCCCGGAGTGCCTACATGCTCTTCTATATGTTCAGGTACTGCTTACTCTCACCATCTATATTCTTGTGTTGCTATTTATGTGTACGGTTCTTTTCACCCTACAGGGCAAGAGAGCGGGAGGCCCCAGCACACAGGGCCTAACAGGGCCACCAGCATCAGCCCCAGCCTAAACAGGGGCAGCACCTGGACCAGCACTCAGACCTGACTCAACAGGGGTAGTACCAGGCCCAGCCTcaaacccccagcccagcctcaacaGGGGTAGTACCAGGCCCAGTCTCaaaacccccagcccagcctcaaccCTCACACACCTGCCTCGAAAGGGGTAGCATTTGGCCCAACATCAACAACCCCGAGCCCAGCCATAACAGGGGCAGCACTGGGCCCAACATCATcacacccagcccagcctcaacATGGGAAGAACCAGGCCCAGTCTCAACATGGGCAGAACATGACCCAGCCCCAACACCCTCAGACCTGCCTCAACAGGTGCAGCATTCAGCCCTACTTCAATCATGCTGCTCTTCAACACTAGCATGAACATTCTTTCAGTAGCTTATGTCATCAATACCTGCCCTTGTCTTGACTACTTCACCTAATGTATAAAGTATACACACTAAATGTAGTACACATGTAGATGTGGTGGACAGAGAGTGTGATTATTTAGAGGGTATAACTTCCCTTCTATTTGGTTTGGTTTGAAATCCTCCTGTTGTGAAATACACTGTGGTGTCTAACCTCTTATTCAGCATGGTCACACCGGATGACCTGCAATATTAATAAAGACAAGCAAATGTAAGAAAATCCCATTTAAGATGATTCTGTTGACCGTTGTAACTCTTTAACTCAGGAAGATTTATGGTCTGGGATTCAGGCCGGTCCTAACAGGAAACGTGACAAAGGGAAGCAGCTGTAATGGAGCCTTCTAACACCCAATCAGGTCTGGAGGAGGAATGTCACATAAAGATTCAGAGGTGCTATGAGTATCTTTTGAAGTTACTCTCCAGTTGTATTCCATTTGAATAAATACAGACATGAAAATGCTGGGCTACGGATGTGACCTTGGTTCTAtgattttatatcatacccccaagacatgctaacctctcaccattaccaataatagggaaggttagcattttatatcatacccccaagacatactaacctctcaccattaccaataattgggaaggttagcattttatatcatacccccaagacatgctaacctctcaccattaccaataatagggaaggttagcattttatatcatacccccaagacatactaacctctcaccattaccaataatagggaaggttagcattttatatcatacccccaagacatgctaacctctcaccattaccaataattgggaaggttagcattttatatcatacccccaagacatgctaacctctcaccattaccaataatagtGGAGGTtggcattttatatcatacccccaagacatgctagcctctcaccattaccaataatagggaaggttagcattttatatcatatccccaagacatgctagcctctcaccattaccaataataggggaggttagcattttacatcatacccccaagacatgctaacctctcaccattaccaataatagggaagtttagcattttatatcatacccccaagacatgcttacctctaaccattaccaataataggggagattagcattttatatcatacccccaagacatgctaacctctcaccattaccaataataggggagattagcattttatatcatacccccaagacatgctaacctctcaccattaccaataatagggaaggttagcattttaaatcatacccccaagacatgctaacctctgaccattaccaataatagggaaggttagcattttatatcatacccccaagacatgctaacctctcaccattaccaataatagggaaggttagcattttatatcatacccccaagacatgataGTGAAACTCTTTTTCATAGTGGATTAGAAACACTGGCAACCAcgtgactcccaccagccttagtttgatcaTATAATACAtactatgactcccaccagccttagtgtgataatatactacatgatatgactcccaccagccttagtttgatcaTATAATACATACTATGACTCCCACTagccttagtgtgataatatactacatgatatgactcccgccagccttagtgtgataatatactacatgatatgactcccaccagccttagtttgatcaTATAATACAtactatgactcccaccagccttagtgtgataatatactacatgatatgactcccgccagccttagtgtgataatatactacatgatatgactcccgccagccttagtgtgataatatactacatgatatgactcccaccagccttagtttgatcaTATAATACAtactatgactcccaccagccttagtgtgataatatactacatgatatgactcccaccagccttagtgtgATAATAAACTacatatgactcccaccagcattagtttgataatataatacacatgactcccaccagccttcgtttgataatataatacacatgactcccaccagtcttagtttgataatataatacatgatatgactcccaccagccttagtttgatcaTATAATACAtactatgactcccaccagccttagtgtgataatatactacatgatatgactcccgccagccttagtgtgataatatactacatgatatgactcccgccagccttagtgtgataatatactacatgatatgactcccaccagccttagtttgatcaTATAATACATACTATGACTCCCGCCagccttagtgtgataatatactacatgatatgactcccaccagccttagtgtgATAATAAACTacatatgactcccaccagcattagtttgataatataatacacatgactcccaccagccttcgtttgataatataatacacatgactcccaccagtcttagtttgataatataatacatgatatgactcccaccagccttagtttgataatataatacacatgactcccaccagtcttagtttgataatataatacatgatatgactcccaccagccttagtttgataatataatacacatgactcccacGAGCCTAAGTTTGATAATAAACTACATATGTCTCCCtgcagccttagtttgataatataatacacatgactcccaccagccttagtttgataataaacTACATATGACTCCCtgcagccttagtttgataatacacCACATGACATGACTCCCACctgccttagtttgataatatactaCTTGGAATGACTCCCACCACCGTTagtgtgataatataatacatgatatgactcccaccagtcttagtttgataatataatacatgatatgactcccaccagccttagtttgataatataatgtgTGATTTGACTCACACCACACTATATATTACTCCACCAGCCTTAGTTTTATAATAAACTACATATGACTCCCtgcagccttagtttgataatacacCACATGACATGACTCCCACctgccttagtttgataatatactaCTTGGAATGACTCCCACCACCGTTagtgtgataatataatacatgatatgactcccaccagcctttgtttgacaatataatacatgatatgactcccacctgccttagtttgataatataatacgtgatatgactcccaccagtcttagtttgatgacctactacatgatatgactcccaccagtcttcgTTTGATAATGTAATACAttatatgactcccaccagtcttagtttgataatataatacatgatatgactcccaccacccttagtgtgataatataatacatgatatgactgatctctctcttcagtcaggttgttaaaactggtctgtagctggtctctctttgGTCAGGTGGTCTTAGctagtctgtagctggtctctctttgGTCAGGTGGTCTTAGctagtctgtagctggtctctctctcttcagtatgGGTGTTGTAACTGTTATGTTGCTGGCCATTCTGCAGATGTGTTGAGGTGCTGGTCTCACCGTTTCTCAGGGTCTCTGCACTGATGTAGATATCCACAATCCTCTCTTCCATTGCACCTCTGTCATATCTGGCTTGGTGTAGATGGACTCAGACATTTTCAACAATGTTTTCTAACTATAGCTACAGTGTCTTAAAGCAGTTCAAAACAGGcagaggtcgataatccagagtagtggggcaagggtacaggacggcaggcaggctcagggtcaggtcaggcagagggaggtaaaccagagtagtggggcaagggtacaggacggcaggcaggctcagggtcaggtcaggcagaggtcgataatccagagtagtggggcaagggtacaggacggcaggcaggctcagggtcaggtcaggcagagggaggtaacccagagtaggggcaaaggcacaggacggcaggcagactcagggtcagggctggcagagtggtcaggcagacgggctcagtgtcagggcaggaagggtcaaaaccaggagggcgagaaaaatagagactgaggagctgagacaaaatgcTGATTGActtgacaaactggcaacagataaacagagagcacaggtataagtacccaggggataatgggaaagatgaacgacacctggagaggggtggagacaagctcatggacaggtgaaacaaatcaggACGTGACAGTCAAAAGCTGACTGCTTTTGACCCTGTTGTAGGTGGGGATTTGTGGAACAGAAACATGTCATAGCTGGTTGTACAGTAACATGTCAtagctggttatacagtaacatgtcctggctggttatacagtaacatgtcctggctggttatacagtaacatgtcctggctggttatacagtaacatgtcctggctggttatgcagtaacatgtcctggctggttagtgtTGGGACACCTTCTTTCCACCTTTTTTCCTGATTCCTGAGTAATTTCCTGGTCT comes from the Oncorhynchus masou masou isolate Uvic2021 unplaced genomic scaffold, UVic_Omas_1.1 unplaced_scaffold_518, whole genome shotgun sequence genome and includes:
- the LOC135535815 gene encoding ubiquitin carboxyl-terminal hydrolase 37-like encodes the protein MTLPRASSATRSMTLPRASSATRGPEETQGARGERVALVNMELLGLPNIGNTCFLNATLQCLLVLPSFSKEILNQEQLWSSSPFSNLLRCLSDVHRSGRPDSVANQASKADLMWQVKYSLSGYDLKYLGDTQQDAHELLVDMLCQLKEEGMILKTLGMNYTCPVSQLEFQLVSVRTCTSCGRESSTREDYNHLSLDFSPERTLLSSLALTFKSEKVEFTCEGCKGLHASKVEQFHTLPLVLVLHLKRFGGPGGLEKLEAPLLFPSELRLSTLCGDMVPHLHSASPQALTSQAPSIQGSIPQTLASQVSSPPGETKDSALFCSEAEASAVSEWLLPADWRRLSFGRLRKLRAREREAPAHRA